AGGTCTGCCCTTGGGCGCGGACGGTCGGAGCGTGCGCGGCCAGGTAGCGGGCGGCGGCGATCAGCGGGGTGGCCCCGTGGGGGGTGTCCCGCAGCCGGGCGGAGAGGCGGACCGCAGCCTCGATCGTCTGGATCGTGTGGAAGTCCCTGTCCTCGCGCAACAACAGGGCACCGAGGACCGCCTGCAGCGCGTCGGGGCTCCCCCCGCTGTGGAGATACCGGGCGACCATCCCCCCGGCCTCCGCGACCTGCTGCTGGCGATCGAGCGCCTTCGGGAGCTCGCGGAGGATAGCCGCCGGGTCCTCGCGGGTTTCGGGATCGGGCAGATGGGCCGGCGGAACGTTCAAGAAGCGATCGAGGTAGACGCTGATCGCGGCATCGAAGACCCCCCGCATCAGCTCCGGCGACGCCGCACGGCGCACCCCTTGATGCACCGCGTTGGCGAAGGTGAACGTGTGCAGCGCCGTATCCCAATCGCCAAATTCGTTGCTGGTGTGAAACTGCGCGATGCGCGTCGCGGCCGCGGCGGACACGGTTGCGGCCAACGCCTCCTCCGGCGCCCCCTCGCGCAGCGCGTCGAGCAGCGCGTCGACGATCGCCTGGGGATCTGTCCCCAGCAGCACCGGCAGCAGAGCGTCTGTGCCCGTCCAGCGGCCGCCCCGCCCTTCTCGCCCCGCCGCGATCGCGGCGGGAACCTCCTCGAACGCTTCCTGCAGGATCCGGATCAGGTCCACCGGATGGCGCCAGGCGTTGTCCTCCTCCATCCGATCCGCCGTGGCGTAGCCTCGGATCAGGCTCGCCAGCACCGGCTCCGCATGCGCCCACCCCGCTTCGTCCAGCGCCTCAA
This DNA window, taken from bacterium, encodes the following:
- a CDS encoding Rieske (2Fe-2S) protein; its protein translation is DRARALCHGLSAVARDCDGAPPRFDLRPLPGSTLEPAALKRWLRQFVEVRDAEGAERCVVSAVRAGCDHQRMADMLFAAATDHRFIQIGHVLDFTNKAFEALDEAGWAHAEPVLASLIRGYATADRMEEDNAWRHPVDLIRILQEAFEEVPAAIAAGREGRGGRWTGTDALLPVLLGTDPQAIVDALLDALREGAPEEALAATVSAAAATRIAQFHTSNEFGDWDTALHTFTFANAVHQGVRRAASPELMRGVFDAAISVYLDRFLNVPPAHLPDPETREDPAAILRELPKALDRQQQVAEAGGMVARYLHSGGSPDALQAVLGALLLREDRDFHTIQTIEAAVRLSARLRDTPHGATPLIAAARYLAAHAPTVRAQGQTYQIASRLHRGERLFEGG